In a single window of the Paenibacillus sp. MMS20-IR301 genome:
- a CDS encoding phosphotransferase yields the protein MADTAERIRDELIDSITDHFGMHITAATPIDLGFLNLKWKLESDQGSLFVKQYSKVRYPEQLVDGLEISLAHQHKLYQQGIPVPRLFSHQGKYVLRSASQERYVLTDLCNGRSIAPGSASEQQMYELGTVVGQMHMLLNTDVPPLPLHWDIRTKEAMLKHWEKRYRQAAARQCADTIAALEIQRRIIDETDTAIFAGCERGWGHWDLFVDNILFDEDTVAAILDFDRLHFVYPELDVSRAILSCALSGGLIRLGQVRAFVSGYRRYSPLSAEKLIRSIKLTWWREAEWIAVAEKDEYTPLIRFREENNWVAAHWDHLDELFAGI from the coding sequence ATGGCAGATACAGCGGAAAGAATCAGAGATGAGCTTATAGACTCCATAACTGACCATTTCGGAATGCATATTACAGCAGCCACCCCCATTGATCTCGGTTTCCTCAACCTGAAATGGAAGCTTGAGAGCGATCAGGGCAGCCTGTTTGTCAAGCAGTACAGCAAGGTCCGATACCCGGAACAGCTCGTGGACGGACTGGAGATTTCGCTGGCTCATCAGCATAAGCTCTACCAGCAGGGCATTCCGGTGCCGAGGTTATTTTCGCATCAGGGCAAGTATGTCCTGAGGTCCGCTTCACAGGAACGCTATGTGCTGACAGACCTCTGCAACGGGCGCAGCATTGCACCCGGTTCAGCAAGCGAGCAGCAGATGTATGAGCTGGGGACGGTGGTCGGGCAGATGCATATGCTGCTTAACACGGATGTTCCCCCCCTGCCGCTCCACTGGGATATCCGGACCAAGGAAGCCATGCTGAAGCACTGGGAGAAACGCTACCGCCAGGCTGCCGCGAGGCAATGTGCTGATACGATCGCAGCGCTGGAAATTCAGCGGAGAATTATTGATGAGACGGATACCGCGATCTTCGCCGGCTGTGAACGGGGCTGGGGGCACTGGGATTTATTCGTGGATAATATATTGTTCGATGAGGATACGGTGGCGGCCATCCTTGACTTCGACCGGCTGCATTTCGTCTATCCTGAACTTGATGTGTCGCGGGCGATTTTATCTTGCGCATTATCCGGGGGCTTAATTAGACTCGGGCAGGTCCGTGCCTTTGTGTCAGGCTACCGGCGGTACAGCCCGCTCTCTGCGGAGAAGCTGATCCGTTCAATCAAGCTGACGTGGTGGCGGGAAGCCGAATGGATTGCCGTAGCTGAAAAAGACGAATACACCCCGCTCATCCGCTTCCGTGAGGAGAATAACTGGGTTGCAGCTCACTGGGATCACCTGGACGAACTTTTCGCCGGAATCTGA
- a CDS encoding histidine kinase, protein MKVNLTAIRRLYRNSRISTKLFLAFSLMIAIPAIVISFLYIRAQESQLYKEAMTEGSNHVARLDERLRSRMDVLENASATALTQKAFVDFIHSNMRGDGLQLVKFRQNQYEQMHNIIQSHEMISELSFYVDNPDLYEIWPEIYHYDRFWPQDYWITLRDEGGAAFRLFAFRDGEDTLAYYRLVRLQGKQQQFPTLMEIRTLHRVFFSDLLEDTGRDFFTVVMDGTNPGQTVYNPEHAFSQNAGEKLEGILAAVHEQLDVLQQNTPVKVLSGDQTYYAIYRYIAPLNAYVVDIAAHQLLMEGPRSWYLLVIFITLSVLLLMLLLVSRVTRRIFRRLEMVLASMRKVRRGQLDAKIDTGLKDNETGDEIDYVAVSYNHMLDEIQALMTQVVDKQLIAKNAQLHSLHSQINSHFLYNALESIRMHAEVERQPAIAGALVSLGSLLRYNMQWRSDTVALGDELANIHSYIKFINFMEGSSIVLTADLPVEVQRYSIPKMCMQPIVENAVHHAAPAGGSVHIRIEVREEADRQLLIGIHDDGAGIDPEMLARLQSVLRGESDTPIATSKNGLGLENVHKRLQLHYGQDCGLRIESVQGEYTCVTIRLPWENVNLGGW, encoded by the coding sequence ATGAAGGTGAACCTGACTGCTATAAGAAGACTTTACCGGAATTCCCGTATTTCAACCAAGCTGTTTCTGGCCTTCAGCCTGATGATTGCCATCCCGGCTATTGTGATCTCCTTTTTATATATCCGTGCCCAGGAGAGCCAGCTCTACAAGGAAGCTATGACCGAGGGCAGCAATCATGTCGCCCGGCTCGATGAAAGGCTGCGCAGCAGAATGGATGTTCTTGAGAACGCTTCCGCAACCGCCCTGACCCAGAAGGCGTTTGTTGATTTCATCCACTCCAATATGCGCGGGGACGGCCTCCAGCTGGTGAAATTCAGGCAGAACCAATATGAGCAGATGCATAATATCATTCAGAGCCACGAGATGATCAGCGAGCTGAGCTTCTATGTCGATAATCCGGATCTGTATGAAATCTGGCCGGAAATCTACCACTATGACAGGTTCTGGCCGCAGGATTACTGGATCACCCTGCGGGATGAGGGCGGCGCTGCCTTCCGCTTATTCGCTTTCCGGGATGGAGAGGATACGTTAGCCTACTACCGTCTGGTACGGCTTCAAGGCAAGCAGCAGCAGTTCCCTACCCTTATGGAAATCCGTACGCTGCACCGTGTTTTTTTCAGCGATCTGCTTGAGGATACCGGACGGGATTTCTTCACCGTTGTTATGGACGGAACGAACCCCGGGCAGACGGTGTATAATCCGGAACATGCTTTTTCGCAGAATGCGGGAGAGAAGCTGGAGGGTATTCTTGCCGCGGTCCACGAACAGCTGGATGTCCTGCAGCAGAACACCCCTGTTAAAGTGCTTTCCGGGGACCAGACTTACTATGCCATCTACCGTTACATCGCCCCTCTGAATGCCTATGTGGTCGATATCGCTGCCCATCAGCTGCTGATGGAGGGCCCGCGGAGCTGGTACCTGCTGGTGATCTTTATAACTCTATCCGTTCTCCTCCTGATGCTGCTGCTCGTATCCCGCGTGACCCGGCGGATCTTCCGGCGGCTGGAAATGGTGCTCGCTTCGATGCGCAAGGTCCGCAGGGGGCAGCTGGATGCGAAGATTGATACAGGGCTTAAGGATAACGAAACCGGTGACGAAATCGATTATGTGGCTGTCAGCTATAATCATATGCTGGATGAAATCCAGGCGCTGATGACCCAGGTGGTGGATAAACAGCTGATCGCCAAAAACGCCCAGCTCCACTCCCTTCACTCGCAGATCAACTCCCATTTTCTCTACAACGCCCTGGAGTCGATCCGGATGCACGCGGAGGTTGAACGCCAGCCTGCCATTGCAGGTGCGCTGGTATCGCTCGGCTCCCTGCTCCGCTATAACATGCAGTGGCGCAGCGATACGGTTGCCCTTGGCGATGAGCTCGCCAACATACACAGCTATATTAAATTTATTAATTTCATGGAAGGCAGCAGCATTGTATTGACGGCTGACCTGCCTGTGGAAGTACAGCGCTACAGCATTCCCAAGATGTGCATGCAGCCGATCGTCGAGAATGCCGTGCACCATGCAGCTCCGGCCGGCGGCAGTGTACATATAAGGATTGAGGTGCGCGAAGAGGCTGACCGCCAGCTGCTGATCGGGATTCACGATGACGGTGCCGGGATTGACCCCGAGATGCTGGCCCGGCTGCAGTCCGTACTGCGGGGTGAATCGGATACGCCGATTGCTACCAGCAAGAACGGGCTCGGGCTAGAGAATGTACACAAGCGCCTGCAGCTGCATTACGGCCAAGACTGCGGGCTGCGGATTGAGAGCGTTCAGGGTGAATATACCTGTGTAACCATACGGCTGCCTTGGGAAAATGTGAATCTTGGAGGATGGTAA
- a CDS encoding glycoside hydrolase family 16 protein: protein MDKLVWEQDFTDGKTDLQSWNIRLGNDLLDNEGNAIFPGWGNGEQQFYTDHPDNLSFGEDGLQLCAHRETVEQEGRSFAYTSARLDTRDHFSYCYGRLVVRAKLPVGQGIWPAVWLLPQEQAYGLWPASGEIDILEAKGRLPRQIAGTLHYGPDHEHKVVEEFTYELESGTVNEFREYTLDWQPGIMRWLVDGYCFAERELVQGIMPFDKPFYLLLNLAVGGWYDNVEVDHSALPAVMTVSGIRLYQSEEHM, encoded by the coding sequence ATGGATAAGCTGGTATGGGAACAGGATTTTACGGACGGGAAGACGGATCTGCAATCCTGGAATATCCGCCTCGGCAATGATTTGCTGGATAATGAAGGCAATGCGATATTTCCGGGCTGGGGTAACGGGGAGCAGCAGTTCTATACGGATCATCCCGATAATTTGTCTTTTGGGGAAGACGGTCTGCAGCTGTGCGCGCACAGGGAAACTGTGGAGCAGGAAGGACGGAGCTTCGCGTATACCTCGGCCCGGCTGGATACGAGAGACCATTTCTCTTATTGCTATGGCAGGTTAGTTGTACGCGCCAAGCTTCCGGTAGGGCAGGGGATCTGGCCCGCGGTCTGGCTGCTGCCGCAGGAACAGGCTTACGGCCTGTGGCCGGCTTCCGGGGAGATCGACATCCTGGAGGCTAAAGGCCGCCTGCCGCGGCAGATCGCCGGAACGCTGCATTATGGACCGGATCATGAACATAAGGTGGTTGAAGAGTTCACTTACGAGCTGGAGAGCGGAACGGTTAATGAATTCCGGGAGTACACGCTGGACTGGCAGCCGGGCATCATGCGCTGGCTGGTGGACGGGTACTGTTTTGCGGAGCGTGAGCTGGTGCAGGGGATAATGCCTTTTGACAAACCGTTCTATCTGCTGCTTAATCTTGCCGTAGGCGGCTGGTATGACAATGTAGAAGTAGATCACTCTGCGCTGCCGGCGGTGATGACGGTATCCGGTATCCGGCTGTATCAGAGTGAGGAACATATGTAG
- a CDS encoding glycoside hydrolase family 2 TIM barrel-domain containing protein has protein sequence MRHKLSYQPPANGYPEWNNNPELFQINRLDAHASMMSYPAVAEALQGDKSASSRYQSLNGTWKFAFAETPEARIKDFYTSGFDCGDWADIAVPSHWQFQGYDYPQYTNVRYPWAVSEPDLKPPFAPTVYNPVGSYLRSFTVPQEWDGQPVYLSFQGVESAFYVWVNGELAGYSEDTFTPSEFDITAYLVPGENKLAVEVYRWCDASWLEDQDFWRLSGIFRDVYLYTAPPVRVADFFVQTELDESFTDAQLNVNVTVENYFGNAISAHAVQAQLYDSNEQPLWALPLTAGVDFLQEGVQQLQLSADVKSPLKWSAEKPNLYTLVISVINGQGQLLEAVSSRVGFRTFEIRDGLMKINGKRIVLKGTNRHEFSCDTGRALSKEDMITDIKLMKLHNINAVRTSHYPNQSVWYELCDEYGLYVIDETNLETHGAWQYGQQELNEGNVPGSRPEWRANVIDRCNSMMQRDKNHPSVIIWSLGNESFGGDNFLAMHDYLREADPTRPVHYEGVFHYRPSEAASDIESTMYIKPVDVERYALLNPKKPYILCEYSHAMGNSCGGLHLYTELFDKYDIIQGGFIWDWVDQAIRTSTPDGTEYLAYGGDFGENPHDGNFSGNGLLFADRTVTPKLYEIKKCYQSIVITALDLQAGRLQVRNNYLFTNLEDYQLSWSVDLDGVTAQKGQLALAGVPGEAVEVTIPFDSNLLGNGKEAVLKVSFVQQEETDWSAAAHEIAWEQFILSPYLPAAAPFIPGSTLQVQEQDGLVSFSGGSFALSFDPASGLLVSYQSSGQELLLAPARPNFWRAVTDNDLGNKHQERCAVWKDASYSRQLTGFSCRTEGQLGLVTADYVLDTKPSSTLRMQYEISPDGSVTVTQELNPGSSKLPEIPEFGIVFELDSSLDTISWYGRGPHENYWDRQSGAPLGLYSGKVSGQFTPYLRPQECGNKTDVRFAAVTAGEAGAGLHVTGANPLEVNALPWTAAELEASDHGYKLPASDKTVLRVNYKQMGVGGDDSWGAPTHAEFTLPANRPYAFRFTLSLL, from the coding sequence TTGCGCCATAAACTCTCATACCAGCCGCCTGCAAACGGATATCCGGAATGGAATAATAATCCTGAGCTTTTCCAAATAAACCGGTTAGATGCACACGCCTCCATGATGTCCTACCCGGCTGTTGCTGAAGCCCTGCAGGGTGACAAATCAGCCTCCTCCCGTTATCAGTCCTTGAACGGAACCTGGAAATTCGCCTTTGCCGAAACACCGGAAGCACGGATTAAGGATTTCTATACATCCGGTTTCGACTGCGGAGACTGGGCCGATATTGCGGTCCCTTCCCACTGGCAATTCCAGGGGTATGATTACCCGCAATACACCAATGTACGCTATCCATGGGCCGTGTCCGAGCCGGACCTGAAGCCTCCCTTCGCCCCGACCGTGTATAACCCGGTCGGCTCTTATCTCCGCAGCTTCACCGTGCCGCAAGAATGGGACGGACAACCCGTGTACCTCAGCTTCCAGGGCGTAGAATCCGCCTTCTATGTCTGGGTCAACGGTGAACTCGCCGGCTACTCCGAGGATACCTTTACCCCTTCAGAATTCGATATTACAGCTTATCTGGTTCCGGGAGAGAATAAGCTGGCAGTAGAAGTCTACCGCTGGTGTGATGCGAGCTGGCTGGAGGATCAGGATTTCTGGCGGCTGAGCGGCATCTTCCGCGATGTATATCTGTACACCGCACCGCCTGTGCGGGTTGCCGACTTCTTCGTGCAGACAGAGCTGGACGAGAGCTTCACGGATGCGCAGCTGAATGTGAACGTGACAGTTGAGAATTATTTCGGCAATGCAATCAGCGCACATGCGGTACAGGCACAGCTGTATGACAGTAATGAACAGCCGTTATGGGCATTACCGCTCACAGCCGGTGTTGACTTCCTGCAGGAGGGGGTTCAGCAGCTGCAGCTGTCCGCTGATGTGAAGAGCCCGCTCAAATGGAGTGCAGAGAAGCCTAATCTGTATACACTCGTTATCTCTGTAATTAACGGCCAGGGACAGCTGCTGGAAGCAGTGAGCTCCAGAGTAGGCTTCCGCACCTTCGAGATCCGTGACGGCCTCATGAAGATCAACGGCAAGCGGATTGTGCTGAAGGGCACCAACCGTCATGAATTCTCCTGCGACACCGGACGGGCGCTCTCCAAGGAGGATATGATTACCGATATCAAGCTGATGAAGCTGCATAATATCAACGCTGTGCGGACCTCCCATTATCCGAATCAGTCCGTATGGTATGAGCTGTGCGACGAATACGGGCTCTATGTCATTGATGAGACGAATCTGGAGACCCACGGCGCCTGGCAGTACGGCCAGCAGGAGCTGAATGAAGGCAATGTTCCCGGCAGCAGACCGGAGTGGCGGGCTAACGTCATTGACCGCTGTAACTCTATGATGCAAAGAGACAAGAATCATCCGTCAGTCATCATCTGGTCACTCGGCAACGAGTCCTTCGGCGGCGATAACTTCCTGGCGATGCATGACTATCTGCGGGAAGCCGATCCGACCCGTCCGGTGCATTATGAGGGAGTCTTCCATTACAGACCGTCGGAGGCCGCAAGTGATATCGAGTCCACCATGTACATCAAACCGGTGGATGTGGAAAGATATGCACTGCTGAATCCTAAGAAACCTTATATCCTGTGCGAATACAGCCATGCGATGGGCAACTCCTGCGGCGGTCTGCATCTGTATACCGAGCTGTTTGACAAGTATGACATTATCCAGGGCGGTTTCATCTGGGACTGGGTGGATCAGGCGATCCGCACCTCTACTCCTGACGGCACCGAGTATCTGGCCTACGGCGGCGATTTCGGCGAGAATCCGCATGACGGCAACTTCAGCGGCAACGGGCTGCTGTTCGCTGACCGGACCGTAACCCCTAAGCTGTACGAGATTAAGAAATGCTACCAGAGCATCGTGATCACCGCCCTTGACCTGCAAGCAGGGCGGCTCCAGGTACGGAATAACTACCTGTTCACTAATCTGGAAGACTATCAGCTCAGCTGGAGTGTTGACCTGGACGGAGTGACCGCGCAGAAAGGTCAGCTGGCGCTTGCTGGCGTACCGGGAGAAGCTGTTGAGGTTACTATTCCATTCGATTCAAATCTGCTTGGCAACGGTAAAGAAGCTGTCCTGAAGGTTTCCTTTGTGCAGCAGGAAGAGACAGACTGGTCCGCAGCAGCGCACGAAATCGCCTGGGAGCAGTTTATACTGTCACCATACCTTCCTGCAGCCGCGCCGTTTATTCCAGGCAGCACGCTGCAGGTTCAGGAGCAGGACGGGCTGGTGAGCTTCTCCGGCGGCAGCTTTGCCCTGTCCTTCGATCCGGCAAGCGGCCTGCTCGTTTCTTACCAGTCCTCCGGCCAAGAGCTGCTGCTTGCCCCGGCAAGACCCAACTTCTGGCGGGCTGTAACCGATAATGATCTCGGCAACAAACACCAGGAGCGCTGTGCGGTCTGGAAGGACGCCTCTTACAGCCGTCAGCTCACCGGCTTCAGCTGCCGGACAGAGGGTCAGCTTGGCCTCGTAACCGCTGATTACGTGCTGGATACCAAGCCTTCGTCCACCCTGCGTATGCAGTATGAGATCTCCCCGGACGGCTCGGTGACGGTTACGCAAGAGCTGAATCCGGGCAGCAGCAAGCTGCCTGAGATTCCGGAATTCGGCATTGTCTTCGAGCTGGACAGCAGCCTCGACACGATTTCCTGGTATGGCCGCGGCCCGCATGAGAACTATTGGGACCGGCAGAGCGGCGCTCCGCTGGGTCTGTACAGCGGCAAGGTCAGCGGACAGTTCACACCTTATCTCCGTCCGCAGGAATGCGGCAACAAGACCGATGTGCGCTTCGCTGCCGTTACTGCAGGCGAAGCAGGAGCCGGCCTGCATGTGACCGGCGCTAATCCGCTGGAGGTGAATGCCCTCCCTTGGACTGCCGCTGAGCTTGAAGCAAGCGATCACGGCTACAAGCTGCCGGCCTCAGATAAAACTGTGCTGCGCGTCAACTACAAGCAAATGGGCGTAGGCGGAGACGACAGCTGGGGTGCACCTACCCACGCTGAGTTCACCCTGCCGGCCAACCGGCCGTATGCCTTCAGATTTACACTATCTTTGCTGTAA
- a CDS encoding extracellular solute-binding protein: MKPISAVILALTLTLTMAACSNNSASNESAPTAAPQTEATTAPQAETALNPEEAAWPLDTSPVDLTWFVGANWYAHSWGESLASKYVTEKTGVNIKLEVPSGEANEQITLMMTSGKLPDLISMGSWETAVKKLWEGDHVYALNELADQYDPYFFKVAGDGTLKWYRQENGNTYGVPNDSYSPNLMHETGMTAANQTFLVRKDLYEEMGSPDLSTPEGFLSALQLLKDKYPEYKGQPISPFFAQGNVPYGMSEYLQNLLAVPHEKDGKVYDRVTDPDYLTWLKTFRTAYERGLINVDFLVDSDTQVEEKTNNARYFMMIREWTGMSAVNPMLASGANPDSYYIAVDGPQNSKGDSAKLFPGNMDGWMVTMISKSTEHPERAIRFLTYLASEEGQRDLFLGKEGETWDTEGGKPQLKTEFVDMLGANIEQLEKEYGILDTYWMMRNPVIVNQWRPEKAPVIKQMEDFANAQADIDSGIYKGLDPLGDSDVAVSWSRISQNWEEVMPELITAKDEAAFDKIFESFLSRRDSYGFQQVMEYRQTELDARKAKMAE, translated from the coding sequence ATGAAACCGATATCAGCAGTCATTCTAGCGCTGACTCTTACTTTAACAATGGCTGCATGCAGCAATAATTCAGCAAGTAATGAAAGTGCACCTACGGCAGCACCGCAGACTGAAGCTACAACAGCACCGCAGGCTGAGACAGCACTGAATCCCGAGGAAGCTGCCTGGCCGCTCGATACGAGCCCCGTTGATCTGACCTGGTTCGTCGGAGCCAACTGGTATGCGCACTCCTGGGGGGAGAGCCTGGCCTCCAAATATGTAACAGAGAAGACAGGCGTCAATATCAAGCTCGAGGTGCCGTCCGGTGAAGCGAATGAGCAAATTACACTGATGATGACCTCCGGCAAGCTGCCGGATCTGATCTCTATGGGTTCCTGGGAGACTGCTGTCAAAAAGCTGTGGGAAGGCGACCATGTCTATGCCCTGAATGAGCTCGCTGACCAGTATGACCCTTATTTCTTCAAAGTGGCCGGCGACGGCACCCTGAAGTGGTACCGCCAGGAGAACGGCAACACCTATGGCGTACCGAATGATTCCTACAGCCCTAACCTGATGCATGAGACCGGCATGACTGCCGCCAACCAGACCTTCCTGGTCCGCAAGGATCTGTACGAAGAAATGGGCAGCCCGGACTTAAGTACCCCGGAAGGCTTCCTCAGTGCACTGCAGCTGCTGAAGGATAAGTATCCCGAATATAAAGGCCAGCCGATCAGCCCCTTCTTCGCCCAGGGGAATGTCCCTTACGGGATGTCGGAATATCTGCAGAATCTGCTGGCTGTTCCGCATGAGAAGGACGGCAAAGTATATGACCGCGTGACTGACCCTGATTATCTCACCTGGCTCAAAACATTCCGCACCGCCTACGAACGCGGGCTGATCAACGTGGATTTCCTGGTCGATTCCGATACCCAGGTTGAAGAGAAAACGAATAATGCCCGCTACTTCATGATGATCCGTGAATGGACCGGCATGTCCGCAGTCAATCCGATGCTGGCCTCAGGCGCGAACCCGGACTCTTACTACATCGCTGTCGACGGGCCGCAGAACAGCAAGGGCGACAGCGCCAAGCTCTTCCCCGGCAACATGGACGGCTGGATGGTGACGATGATCAGCAAATCCACTGAGCATCCGGAACGGGCGATCCGCTTCCTGACCTATCTGGCGAGCGAAGAAGGCCAGCGTGACCTGTTCCTCGGCAAGGAAGGCGAAACCTGGGATACGGAGGGCGGCAAGCCGCAGCTGAAGACTGAGTTCGTTGACATGCTGGGCGCAAATATTGAACAACTGGAGAAGGAATACGGCATTCTTGATACGTACTGGATGATGCGCAACCCGGTTATTGTGAACCAGTGGAGACCGGAGAAGGCACCTGTCATCAAGCAGATGGAGGACTTCGCGAACGCCCAGGCTGACATAGACAGCGGCATCTACAAAGGTCTGGACCCGCTTGGGGATTCCGATGTCGCCGTTTCGTGGTCGCGTATCTCGCAGAACTGGGAAGAAGTGATGCCTGAGCTGATTACCGCGAAGGATGAGGCTGCCTTTGACAAAATCTTCGAGAGCTTCCTCTCCCGCCGCGACAGCTACGGCTTCCAGCAGGTGATGGAATACCGCCAGACCGAGCTTGATGCACGCAAGGCCAAGATGGCAGAGTAA
- a CDS encoding ABC transporter permease subunit: protein MFQYKAEQMKALLRQWQLQSMVIPGIIWMFIFCYIPMFWLIIAFMDFSIAKPMLESPFVGLKHFQDFVTDDRFWRSIRNTLGMSTIKLVLGFPIPILFALLLNEIRSLRFKRTVQTISYLPHFIAWTIFGGIALNWLGEGGVVNQLMMMLGLQEREILFNSDPKYFWWITFFTDILKETGWSAIIYIAAIAGIDPGLYEAAELDGANRWQRMWHITVQSIRPTIAILFILAVSGILGSNFEQIFMLKNNMNMKMAESLDLYIYNMGLVSGRHSFSTAVLFARSIVALILLLLANQTSKKLTGDSIF from the coding sequence ATGTTCCAATACAAAGCGGAACAAATGAAAGCGTTATTAAGACAATGGCAGCTGCAGAGCATGGTCATACCCGGTATTATCTGGATGTTTATCTTTTGCTATATCCCGATGTTCTGGCTGATTATTGCCTTCATGGACTTCAGTATTGCGAAGCCGATGCTGGAATCCCCGTTTGTCGGGCTGAAGCATTTCCAGGACTTCGTCACCGATGACAGGTTCTGGCGCTCAATCCGCAATACGCTCGGGATGAGCACGATTAAGCTTGTATTAGGATTTCCTATCCCTATCCTGTTCGCCCTGCTGCTGAATGAAATCCGCAGTCTGCGGTTCAAGCGCACAGTGCAGACGATCTCCTATCTGCCCCATTTTATCGCCTGGACGATCTTTGGCGGGATCGCCCTCAACTGGCTGGGTGAAGGCGGAGTGGTCAACCAACTGATGATGATGCTGGGGCTTCAGGAACGCGAGATCCTGTTTAACAGCGATCCGAAGTATTTTTGGTGGATCACCTTTTTCACCGATATCCTCAAAGAAACCGGCTGGAGCGCCATCATCTACATAGCAGCCATTGCCGGCATTGATCCGGGGCTGTACGAAGCCGCCGAGCTGGACGGTGCAAACCGCTGGCAGCGGATGTGGCATATTACCGTGCAGAGCATCCGCCCCACCATCGCCATTCTGTTCATCCTCGCGGTCAGCGGGATTCTCGGCAGTAATTTCGAGCAGATCTTCATGCTGAAGAACAATATGAATATGAAGATGGCGGAGAGTCTCGACCTCTACATCTATAACATGGGTCTGGTCTCCGGGCGTCACTCCTTCTCCACCGCCGTGCTGTTCGCCCGCTCGATTGTGGCGCTGATCCTGCTGCTTCTGGCCAATCAGACCTCGAAGAAGCTGACCGGCGACAGTATTTTCTAA
- a CDS encoding carbohydrate ABC transporter permease, with protein MARSGRFRRIGAFEIGNTLLMLAVCFLTLYPMWFVLVNSLNSPEQASLGTVNWFPKELSLASYSVAFNDKTLMNGFYITTLRTIIGTVVHVLFTAIVAYGMSKSNLMGRKIYLKISLITMLFSGGLIPSFILMTKLGLYDSFWVFIIPSMYSFFNMVIFMSFFRTIPDSLEESAKVDGASDYGVLFRIVLPNSMAVIATISLFSAVYHWNDYYQGVIYIHSQELLPLQTMLYKIIAENSMSFMQQQAMAQFGARLPGNSIKFASMMVATLPILIFYPFIQRYLVKGVMIGAIKG; from the coding sequence ATGGCAAGAAGCGGAAGATTCCGGCGCATTGGAGCTTTTGAAATCGGCAACACCCTGCTGATGCTGGCGGTTTGCTTTTTAACCCTGTACCCGATGTGGTTCGTCCTCGTCAACTCGCTGAATTCGCCGGAGCAGGCGTCGCTCGGGACCGTCAACTGGTTCCCCAAAGAGCTGTCGCTGGCCAGCTACAGTGTTGCTTTTAATGACAAGACTTTAATGAACGGGTTCTACATCACTACGCTGCGTACGATTATTGGAACGGTGGTGCATGTGCTGTTCACTGCAATAGTGGCTTACGGGATGAGCAAGTCCAATCTGATGGGCCGCAAAATATATCTCAAAATCTCCCTGATCACCATGCTGTTCTCAGGCGGGCTGATCCCTTCATTCATTCTCATGACCAAGCTCGGCCTGTATGACAGCTTCTGGGTGTTCATCATCCCGTCGATGTATTCTTTCTTCAACATGGTAATCTTCATGAGCTTCTTCCGCACGATACCGGACAGTCTGGAGGAATCTGCGAAGGTCGACGGCGCCTCGGACTACGGGGTTCTGTTCAGAATCGTATTGCCCAACAGCATGGCCGTCATTGCGACCATCTCGCTGTTCTCAGCAGTGTATCACTGGAATGACTATTATCAGGGTGTAATCTATATCCATTCCCAGGAGCTGCTGCCGCTGCAGACGATGCTGTACAAAATCATTGCCGAGAACTCCATGTCCTTCATGCAGCAGCAGGCGATGGCCCAATTCGGTGCAAGGCTCCCGGGCAACTCGATCAAATTCGCCTCGATGATGGTTGCTACGCTGCCGATTCTGATCTTCTATCCTTTCATCCAGCGTTATCTGGTCAAGGGTGTGATGATTGGGGCGATTAAGGGCTAG